The following coding sequences lie in one Rutidosis leptorrhynchoides isolate AG116_Rl617_1_P2 chromosome 6, CSIRO_AGI_Rlap_v1, whole genome shotgun sequence genomic window:
- the LOC139854516 gene encoding uncharacterized protein yields MKSSFSEYAQYVHSWDSFRPRGSVVTWYSVVWFSHGILKHAFMLWLVMGERLKTQDKLKPWDIRDGSTPICAFCKSEPDSHTHLFFLCPFSMQVWGRVQSMIITDVQSFDIRVVVERITPMASRRLARVVVSKLCLAATVYGLWQETNLRIFKKISRTDKQVFDAIMSDVRLKLATTKFKCSSNVDRIKRLWQLDKM; encoded by the coding sequence ATGAAAAGTTCATTCTCAGAATACGCACAATATGTGCATTCTTGGGATTCCTTTCGTCCGAGAGGATCTGTTGTCACGTGGTATTCTGTGGTGTGGTTCTCGCATGGGATCCTTAAACATGCTTTCATGTTGTGGCTTGTTATGGGGGAACGTTTGAAGACTCAAGATAAATTAAAACCGTGGGATATTAGAGATGGGTCTACTCCTATATGTGCATTCTGTAAAAGTGAGCCTGACTCGCACACTCATCTGTTCTTCTTGTGCCCCTTTTCTATGCAAGTGTGGGGGAGGGTTCAAAGTATGATAATCACAGATGTTCAGAGTTTTGATATTCGTGTTGTGGTTGAGCGTATTACTCCTATGGCATCTCGTAGGTTGGCTCGTGTGGTGGTTTCCAAGTTATGCCTAGCTGCTACGGTTTATGGTTTGTGGCAGGAGACGAATCTCAGGATCTTTAAGAAAATTAGTCGGACGGATAAGCAGGTGTTCGATGCGATTATGTCTGATGTTCGGTTGAAGTTAGCCACGACAAAGTTCAAGTGTTCTTCTAATGTAGATCGTATTAAAAGGTTATGGCAGCTAGATAAAATGTAG